Proteins encoded by one window of Thunnus thynnus chromosome 3, fThuThy2.1, whole genome shotgun sequence:
- the ptpn9b gene encoding tyrosine-protein phosphatase non-receptor type 9: MAEALTTQEQLAVEEFLSEVRSREQPHSAGLVSQPTAVKFLMARKFDVSRAIDLFQAYKNTRIKEGIININPDEEPLRSELLSGKFTVLPGRDAKGAALALFTARLHRPDVTTHKAVLQAIIYQLDKAIESVQTQRDGLIFIYDMTNSSYGNFDYELCVKILNLLKGAFPARLKCVFIVSSPLWFRAPFAVLRLFVREKLRERVCTVKAHELASHIPVSSLPEHLGGTSQYSHVAWIQSCVNVHTNTVQGDTQVHDTHDCVGSLLRSYSLECSNTSSTLSHTHINTQLGSELAVANSNCYDDSNANPHNHCGVVEGRTRGPGQYQQSPHSAANRPQGNHQHWNGSAVSGANMAVSGSSPNANMNGRGRQAPPQSDTPPDTPLSQKGDGDTEGDKATDSAHGSQNEDVKEVDEEEGEEEEGVPPLPQKSLPRPPHQPSSQSLPLSSSWGPDDEERCMEVSVHMPEQGGMTVHELVEHVKRGKKKGIYQEYEEIRKEPPAGTFDYSKTLSNQIKNRYSDVLCLDQSRVRLCQLCDDEDETSDYINASFMDGYKRSNAYIATQGPLPKTFGDFWRMVWEQMVLIIVMTTRVVERGRVKCGQYWPLEEGRAEQHGYFLVRNTHIQVFQDFKLSHLELYNTQSGERRDVCHYLYVSWPDFGVPKSASAMLDFREHVLQRRDAAVQSLGSSWTGPPGGPPVVVHCSAGIGRTGTFCTLDICLSRLEDIGTVDVCQTVRRMRTQRAFSIQTWDQYYFCYTAVIEYAQRHGKLSPVQWSDSDLETDSE; encoded by the exons GCTGTGGAGGAGTTCCTGAGTGAGGTGCGTAGCCGGGAGCAGCCTCACAGTGCTGGGCTCGTCTCCCAACCTACAGCTGTTAAGTTTCTCATGGCCCGCAAGTTTGACGTCTCCAGAGCCATCGACCTCTTCCAAGCATACAAG AACACAAGAATCAAAGAGGGGATCATCAATATCAACCCTGACGAGGAGCCCCTACGCTCTGAGCTGCTGAGTGGAAAATTTACAGTCTTG CCTGGACGTGATGCAAAGGGTGCTGCTCTAGCACTCTTCACTGCCCGTCTCCATCGGCCAGACGTCACCACTCACAAAGCTGTGCTGCAGGCCATCATCTATCAGCTGGACAAAGCCATAGAGAG TGTGCAAACTCAGAGAGACGGACTTATATTTATTTACGACATGACCAACTCCAGCTATGGGAATTTTGACTATGAGCTCTGTGTCAAGATCCTCAATTTGCTCAAG GGGGCATTTCCAGCTCGTCTAAAATGTGTCTTCATTGTGTCATCGCCTCTTTGGTTTCGAGCACCTTTTGCAGTTCTCCGCCTCTTTGTACGCGAGAAGCTGAGAGAGAGG GTGTGCACAGTGAAAGCTCATGAGTTGGCCAGTCACATCCCAGTCTCCTCCCTCCCTGAACACCTGGGTGGAACATCCCAGTATAGCCACGTGGCATGGATCCAGTCGTGTGtcaatgtacacacaaacactgttcaGGGCGATACACAAGTACATGACACACACGACTGTGTGGGAAGCCTTCTGCGCTCTTACAGCTTGGAGTGCAGCAACACAAGCTCTACACTGTCCCACACCCATATAAATACGCAGTTAGGTTCTGAGCTTGCTGTGGCCAACTCTAACTGCTACGACGATAGCAATGCTAACCCACACAACCACTGTGGTGTGGTGGAGGGCAGGACTCGAGGCCCAGGCCAGTACCAGCAGAGCCCACATTCTGCTGCAAACAGGCCACAGGGGAACCACCAACACTGGAACGGCTCAGCTGTGAGCGGAGCCAACATGGCTGTTAGTGGCTCTAGTCCCAATGCTAACATGAATGGTCGTGGCCGCCAAGCTCCTCCCCAGTCAGACACACCCCCTGACACACCACTTTCCCAGAAAGGTGATGGAGATACGGAGGGTGACAAAGCAACAGACTCGGCCCACGGATCTCAGAATGAGGATGTAAAAGaggtggatgaggaggagggcgaggaagaggagggagtgCCCCCATTGCCCCAGAAATCTTTGCCTCGACCGCCCCACCAGCCTTCCTCCCAGTCCCTGCCCCTGTCCTCATCATGGGGTCCTGATGACGAGGAGCGCTGCATGGAGGTGTCTGTTCACATGCCAGAACAGGGAGGAATGACAGTGCATGAGCTGGTGGAGCATGTGAAGAGGGGGAAGAAGAAGGGGATCTATCAGGAGTATGAGGAGATCCGCAAGGAGCCGCCAGCAGGAACCTTTGACTACTCCAA GACACTGTCAAATCAGATAAAGAACAGGTACAGCGATGTTCTCTGCCTGGATCAGTCACGAGTGCGACTCTGCCAGCTCTGTGATGACGAGGATGAG ACATCAGATTACATTAATGCCAGTTTCATGGACGGGTACAAGAGGAGCAACGCCTACATCGCTACTCAGG GTCCTTTGCCAAAAACTTTTGGTGACTTCTGGCGCATGGTGTGGGAACAGATGGTACTTATCATTGTCATGACCACCAG ggtGGTGGAACGTGGACGTGTCAAGTGTGGGCAGTACTGGCCTCTTGAGGAAGGCAGAGCTGAGCAGCACGGATACTTTTTGGTcaggaacacacacattcaggtgTTCCAGGACTTCAAACTCTCCCATCTCGAGCTTTACAACACTCAG tCTGGTGAGAGACGGGATGTGTGCCACTACCTCTATGTCAGCTGGCCAGACTTTGGGGTGCCCAAGAGTGCTTCTGCCATGTTGGACTTCCGTGAGCATGTACTTCAGAGGCGTGATGCTGCAGTCCAGAGTCTGGGCTCCAGTTGGACGGGCCCCCCAGGGGGTCCTCCTGTGGTTGTACACTGCAGTGCCGGCATCGGTcgcacag GCACGTTCTGTACCCTGGACATCTGCCTGTCCCGGCTGGAGGACATCGGCACAGTAGATGTCTGTCAGACAGTGCGGCGGATGCGTACGCAGAGGGCTTTCAGTATCCAGACCTGGGACCAGTACTACTTCTGCTACACAGCAGTCATCGAGTACGCCCAGCGCCATGGGAAACTGAGCCCAGTGCAGTGGTCTGACTCAGACTTAGAGACTGACAGCGAGTGA